The DNA sequence CCAGAAAACAATGGCTGCTGGATTTGGAGATGGGGAGGGTTTAGGTTTTCAGGGCGACTAAGTTTTTAGTTGATTGCACCAAAAGATTGGTTAACTGGTTAAAACGGCTTCTCACCACGCTGGTTGCACTTTCTTTCCTACCTCGGCAACTAGATTCTTAGTTACTCGCACCAAAAGACTGGTCTTTATAAAAAGTGCTGCTCGGCGTTGGCTTTGCCTACATCGGGGTATCCGCAAAATTCCGTTTTGCGTAAATCTTTTTTGAGCAAGTCCCCTCGTCGGGATAAATAGGCGTTGGCAACGGCGGCTGCCTACTTGTTACGAGCCTGTTAAGCGTTTAAAATACTCACAAGGGATGCCTATCATTGCCTTTCCTATAGATGATTGATCAAAAAAACTTCCGGCTATGAAGTCCCTTTTCCAATACCTGCTCCCCGGCCTTTTATGTTTCATTACTGCTTGCAATGGGCAGGAAACGACAGGCTCTAAAAAAGAGAATTCCCCAGCTCCTACAACCAAGGTAGATGCTCAAAGGGGACAAAACGAAGTAACTGATCAGCTTTTTGCAGGCTTTACCTCACAAAATCCCACCCCTGATCCTGCTACCCAAATCGGAGAATACGTACGGGAGGTGTTCGAAGACAGCGATGGGAACCTCTGGTTCGGCACCCTGGCCTATGGCGTCGCGCGTTATGACAGAACATCGCTCACTTATTTTACAACCCAAGATGGCTTGGCTGGTAATCAAATCAATGGTATCGTCGAAGACCAGGCAGGCAACCTCTGGTTCAGTACGACCACGGGAGTGTCTAAATACGATGGAAAATCCTTCACCAACTTCAGGACAGAACAAGGGCTCCGCGACAACAGCACCTGGAGCATCCTCGCGGATAGCAAAGGCACTATTTGGGTAGGTACCATGGGCGGCGTTAGTCGGTATGACGGTTCCACTTTTGCTGATTTCTCCATTCCTCAACCCAAGGTAGATAACTTGGGTTACGTGTTTTCACCGGAGCTGGTGTGGTGCATGATCGAAGATCACAATGGGCATATTTGGTTTGGCAGAGATGGCCTTGGCGTCGCCAAATATGACGGAAAGACGTTTACCCATTATACCCGCAAGGACGGGCTCAGCAACAACAATATTCTCAGTATATTAGAGGATCGCCAGGGCCATCTTTGGTTCGGCTCCAGACATACGAGAGTGCCCGAAGAAGGGAAGCCTAACTCCTTTGTGGATTCGACCGATGCGGGATTAACGCACTTCGACGGAAAGACCTTTACTACCTTCCTCGATACCGACGGTCTGCACGGCAAAATAATCGGACCTATTTACGAAGACCGCAGCGGCAATATCTGGATTGCCTCCATGCACTACGGTGTTTTCCGCTACAACGGTAAGACCTTCACCAATTTTAAGGAGCGCGATGGTCTTACGGGGTTTACCAACAACTGCATCCAAAGCATCCTCGAAGACAAAGCGGGCCGGCTGTGGTTTGGTTTCTCCGGCGGCCTCTTCCGGCTGGAGGGGCGCTATTTTGTGAATGTGAGGAAGGAGGGGCCTTGGCGGTAGGGTAGTGGACTATTCGTATAAATACATTCATGCATTTACAAGAAAACCTGGCTGAAAAAAAGCTTTATCGATTTTTTTCGATGACGTAACTAGGCTTTTAGTTACTCGCACCAAAAGATTGGTTTTTATAACAAGCCTGCTGATTTTTTGGGCAGCTGGCTTCGCCTGGGGGCTCGCCACCGCGCTATCCGCTCTTATGCAGTGCTGCGCATTGCATACCGCTACTATCGCTGCTGCATGCCGTCCCGAGAGGCACCTGGGCGATCAGACAGGCAGGCTCTCCCGATGAAAAACCTGAATGCCGTGCTTGGTTATTCGCTGCGCAACTTCGGATTAGCTTGCGTTTTTAGCCCGAGCGTAATCTTCACACTCGGGCTAAAAGCCCAAGCTACATTACGGCAAAAGCCTTTCGCCTTTGCTGTTGCGTATTTGCACAAGATACATCCCCGGGCGCAGGGATTGTCTGTCTCTTATTACTTATCTTGAG is a window from the Lewinella sp. LCG006 genome containing:
- a CDS encoding two-component regulator propeller domain-containing protein, with amino-acid sequence MKSLFQYLLPGLLCFITACNGQETTGSKKENSPAPTTKVDAQRGQNEVTDQLFAGFTSQNPTPDPATQIGEYVREVFEDSDGNLWFGTLAYGVARYDRTSLTYFTTQDGLAGNQINGIVEDQAGNLWFSTTTGVSKYDGKSFTNFRTEQGLRDNSTWSILADSKGTIWVGTMGGVSRYDGSTFADFSIPQPKVDNLGYVFSPELVWCMIEDHNGHIWFGRDGLGVAKYDGKTFTHYTRKDGLSNNNILSILEDRQGHLWFGSRHTRVPEEGKPNSFVDSTDAGLTHFDGKTFTTFLDTDGLHGKIIGPIYEDRSGNIWIASMHYGVFRYNGKTFTNFKERDGLTGFTNNCIQSILEDKAGRLWFGFSGGLFRLEGRYFVNVRKEGPWR